The following coding sequences are from one Syngnathus acus chromosome 12, fSynAcu1.2, whole genome shotgun sequence window:
- the ccni gene encoding cyclin-I isoform X2, with amino-acid sequence MKFSEPWEIHRLSFLLEKAMSREAKMWRVYVLKKPSSQDTDISPTQRDKAVCWLTELHGRLQLYPETLVLAVSILDRFLASIKARPKYLRCIAIASFFLAVKTCEEDECVPSLKDLVVSSNCGCSPSEILRMEKIILDKLNWDLHNATPLDFLHILRGSMLALALITLELETCCHHWLAVTVELLRKAQIDTSELIRSRELVASRHSTPRASLPPNTVYIYQPLQSHTNLQLAAQDILGSFTSSIEPSMAAARVNERCGTVLSTANRSSHMTLLSPRKQLGQLNCLHKVTVRCKASTKRKVEEMEVDDFYDGIKRLYNEDGMTTAIQEGTATRGLGALMSHQEDSSSLCPPLQPVCAS; translated from the exons ATGAAGTTCTCCGAACCCTGGGAAATCCACAGGCTGTCTTTTCTTCTAGAAAAGGCTATGTCTAGGGAAGCCAAGATGTGGAGGGTCTACGTGCTGAAGAAGCCCTCCTCACAG GATACAGATATCTCCCCGACTCAGCGGGACAAGGCCGTGTGCTGGCTGACGGAGCTCCATGGCAGACTGCAGCTGTACCCAGAAACTCTGGTGTTAGCAGTTAGCATTCTGGATCGCTTTCTCGCTTCCATCAAA GCTCGGCCCAAGTACCTGCGCTGCATCGCAATTGCCTCTTTCTTCCTGGCTGTCAAGACCTGTGAGGAGGATGAG TGTGTGCCCTCTCTAAAGGATTTGGTTGTGTCCAGCAACTGTGGTTGTTCTCCATCTGAAATCTTGAGAATGGAAAAAATCATCCTCGATAAACTCAACTGGGATCTCCACAACGCAACACCATTGGACTTCCTGCATATT CTGAGAGGATCCATGCTGGCCTTGGCCCTCATCACTCTGGAGCTGGAGACCTGTTGTCACCACTGGCTGGCTGTCACCGTCGAGCTGCTCAGGAAGGCACAG ATTGACACCTCGGAGTTGATTCGGAGTCGAGAGCTGGTTGCGAGTCGTCATTCCACACCCAGAGCTTCCTTACCGCCAAACACTGTCTACATCTACCAACCTCTTCAAAGCCATACCAATTTGCAACTTGCAGCACAGGACATTCTGG GGAGCTTCACTTCCTCCATTGAGCCTTCCATGGCAGCAGCTCGAGTGAATGAGCGATGCGGCACCGTCCTGTCCACCGCCAACCGCAGCAGCCACATGACGCTCCTCTCTCCTCGCAAACAGTTGGGTCAGCTCAACTGCCTGCACAAAGTCACTGTGCGCTGCAAGGCCTCGACAAAGCGCAAG GTGGAGGAGATGGAAGTGGATGACTTCTACGACGGTATCAAGCGCCTGTACAACGAAGACGGCATGACCACCGCCATTCAAGAGGGGACAGCAACGAGAGGCCTTGGAGCCTTGATGTCGCATCAGGAAGACAGCTCTTCCCTCTGCCCTCCACTACAACCAGTCTGTGCCTCATAG
- the ccng2 gene encoding cyclin-G2, translating to MDAFKLMKELRANYELEVYYLPKETGLSLIESSNQNDGRISAKCRNAKVEDLWSLTSFFGYTTQTFVLAINLLDRFLAMMRIQPKHLSCVSLSCLHMAAKATEEECNLASTDELIRIGQCRFSVSDLGRMEKIITEKLDFKCKSVTALTFLQLYHQIALSHSTERKETLSLEKLEAQLKACLCRIDFSKAKPSVLALSLLRQQIEAIQSVDMLEIAHHIQRHLKIADSELLLWRDQVAQRLSDYASPECSKPNHRKLQWIVSRRTAQNLHSSYRSVPELPTIPECCWDESESEDSCEDMMSSGEESLSSSLGSDGEGPFFPAHRHHHHKRRQYLNA from the exons ATGGATGCCTTCAAACTGATGAAGGAGCTGCGGGCAAACTATGAGTTGGAGGTTTATTATCTCCCCAAAGAGACAGGCCTGAGTCTCATTGAGTCTAGTAATCAG AATGATGGGCGGATCTCAGCCAAGTGCAGAAATGCCAAAGTGGAGGATTTGTGGAGTCTGACCAGCTTCTTTGGCTACACCACACAGACCTTCGTCCTGGCTATTAACTTGCTTGACAGATTCTTGGCCATGATGAGG ATCCAACCAAAGCACTTGTCTTGTGTCAGCCTGAGCTGCCTCCACATGGCCGCCAAAGCGACAGAGGAGGAGTGCAACCTCGCATCCACCGACGAGCTCATCCGCATTGGGCAGTGCCGCTTCAGCGTGTCCGACCTCGGCCGTATGGAGAAGATCATCACAGAGAAGCTTGACTTCAAGTGCAAATCTGTCACAGCTTTGACCTTTCTGCAGTTGTACCATCAGATTGCACTGTCTCACTCCACGGAGAG GAAGGAAACATTGAGCCTGGAGAAGCTGGAGGCTCAACTCAAAGCCTGCCTGTGCCGGATCGATTTCTCCAAAGCTAAG CCGTCCGTCCTCGCCTTGTCCCTCCTGAGACAGCAGATTGAAGCTATTCAGTCAGTGGACATGTTGGAAATAGCCCATCACATCCAGAGACACCTAAag ATTGCAGACAGTGAGCTCCTGTTGTGGCGCGATCAAGTTGCTCAACGCTTGTCCGACTACGCCTCGCCAGAGTGCAGCAAACCCAATCATAGAAAACTGCAATGGATCGTGTCTCGTCGTACCGCTCAGAACCTACACAGCAGCTACCGCAGCGTACCTGAACTGCCCACCATCCCCGAGTGCTGCTGGGATGAAAGCGAGAG TGAGGACTCTTGTGAGGACATGATGAGTTCGGGCGAGGAGTCCCTCAGCAGCTCACTGGGCAGTGATGGCGAAGGGCCGTTTTTTCCGGCAcaccgccaccaccaccacaaacGCCGCCAATACCTCAATGCCTGA
- the ccni gene encoding cyclin-I isoform X1 — translation MKFSEPWEIHRLSFLLEKAMSREAKMWRVYVLKKPSSQDTDISPTQRDKAVCWLTELHGRLQLYPETLVLAVSILDRFLASIKARPKYLRCIAIASFFLAVKTCEEDECVPSLKDLVVSSNCGCSPSEILRMEKIILDKLNWDLHNATPLDFLHIFHAMMLSCSGFLDSLPRLNRSQHLALLTQRLYRCLADHSLLQLRGSMLALALITLELETCCHHWLAVTVELLRKAQIDTSELIRSRELVASRHSTPRASLPPNTVYIYQPLQSHTNLQLAAQDILGSFTSSIEPSMAAARVNERCGTVLSTANRSSHMTLLSPRKQLGQLNCLHKVTVRCKASTKRKVEEMEVDDFYDGIKRLYNEDGMTTAIQEGTATRGLGALMSHQEDSSSLCPPLQPVCAS, via the exons ATGAAGTTCTCCGAACCCTGGGAAATCCACAGGCTGTCTTTTCTTCTAGAAAAGGCTATGTCTAGGGAAGCCAAGATGTGGAGGGTCTACGTGCTGAAGAAGCCCTCCTCACAG GATACAGATATCTCCCCGACTCAGCGGGACAAGGCCGTGTGCTGGCTGACGGAGCTCCATGGCAGACTGCAGCTGTACCCAGAAACTCTGGTGTTAGCAGTTAGCATTCTGGATCGCTTTCTCGCTTCCATCAAA GCTCGGCCCAAGTACCTGCGCTGCATCGCAATTGCCTCTTTCTTCCTGGCTGTCAAGACCTGTGAGGAGGATGAG TGTGTGCCCTCTCTAAAGGATTTGGTTGTGTCCAGCAACTGTGGTTGTTCTCCATCTGAAATCTTGAGAATGGAAAAAATCATCCTCGATAAACTCAACTGGGATCTCCACAACGCAACACCATTGGACTTCCTGCATATT TTCCATGCAATGATGTTGTCGTGTTCTGGGTTTTTGGACTCTTTGCCGAGACTGAACCGCTCTCAGCATCTTGCCCTGCTCACACAACGACTTTACCGCTGTTTGGCTGATCACTCACTCCTTCAG CTGAGAGGATCCATGCTGGCCTTGGCCCTCATCACTCTGGAGCTGGAGACCTGTTGTCACCACTGGCTGGCTGTCACCGTCGAGCTGCTCAGGAAGGCACAG ATTGACACCTCGGAGTTGATTCGGAGTCGAGAGCTGGTTGCGAGTCGTCATTCCACACCCAGAGCTTCCTTACCGCCAAACACTGTCTACATCTACCAACCTCTTCAAAGCCATACCAATTTGCAACTTGCAGCACAGGACATTCTGG GGAGCTTCACTTCCTCCATTGAGCCTTCCATGGCAGCAGCTCGAGTGAATGAGCGATGCGGCACCGTCCTGTCCACCGCCAACCGCAGCAGCCACATGACGCTCCTCTCTCCTCGCAAACAGTTGGGTCAGCTCAACTGCCTGCACAAAGTCACTGTGCGCTGCAAGGCCTCGACAAAGCGCAAG GTGGAGGAGATGGAAGTGGATGACTTCTACGACGGTATCAAGCGCCTGTACAACGAAGACGGCATGACCACCGCCATTCAAGAGGGGACAGCAACGAGAGGCCTTGGAGCCTTGATGTCGCATCAGGAAGACAGCTCTTCCCTCTGCCCTCCACTACAACCAGTCTGTGCCTCATAG